The proteins below are encoded in one region of Holophagaceae bacterium:
- a CDS encoding pre-peptidase C-terminal domain-containing protein, producing MNLASPARYLALYANTAADAPSGLAPSSSLALTGSLAPGASLLFKNSASANPTYATGTASGVINFNGDDLVILSASNGTAAWADRLDVVGNGTAWGTDKSFARIATVGGGNPTYTPAEWTPLTLAAVNGAATGTTERLGTHIFGSAPADTQAPTVSATEIGTSGTITFNATATDNVGVTKVEFYVDGVLKGTDTASPYSMTLDSTTLTNAAHSLTAKAYDAASNIGTSTAVSFTISNAVPDTQAPTVSATETGTSGTITFNATATDNVGVTKVEFYVDGVLKGTDTASPYSMTLDSTTLTNAAHSLTAKAYDAASNIGTSTAVSFTISNAVPDTQAPTVSATETGTSGTITFNATATDNVGVTKVEFYVDGVLKGTDTASPYSMTLDSTTLTNAAHSLTAKAYDAASNIGTSTAVSFTINNSVSTTFNEVEANNTQATANAVGATITKIVGYFPSTTDNNDYFNVTLLAGRTLIVDMTGPTASAQDYDLYLLSSTGTQLASSTGSSTTEHVSYKNTNATASKVITIRVNRYASSSSVTPYTLTMSR from the coding sequence ATGAACCTGGCCTCGCCGGCCCGTTACCTGGCCCTTTACGCGAACACCGCCGCGGACGCGCCTTCCGGCCTCGCTCCCAGCAGCTCCCTCGCCCTCACGGGCAGCCTGGCGCCGGGCGCCAGCCTACTCTTCAAGAACAGCGCCTCGGCCAATCCCACCTATGCCACAGGAACCGCCAGCGGCGTCATCAATTTCAACGGGGACGACCTGGTGATTTTGAGCGCCAGCAACGGCACCGCCGCCTGGGCGGACCGCCTGGATGTCGTGGGGAATGGCACGGCCTGGGGCACGGACAAGTCCTTCGCGCGGATCGCCACGGTCGGCGGTGGAAACCCGACCTACACGCCTGCGGAATGGACCCCGTTGACGCTGGCCGCCGTGAACGGCGCCGCCACCGGGACCACCGAACGGCTGGGCACCCACATCTTCGGATCCGCCCCTGCGGACACCCAGGCTCCCACCGTCAGCGCCACCGAGATCGGCACCAGCGGCACGATCACCTTCAATGCCACCGCTACGGATAACGTCGGCGTCACAAAGGTCGAGTTCTACGTGGATGGCGTGCTGAAGGGCACGGACACCGCATCGCCCTATTCCATGACGCTGGACTCCACCACCTTGACCAACGCAGCGCATTCGCTGACCGCCAAGGCCTATGACGCCGCCAGCAACATCGGCACGAGCACGGCCGTGAGCTTCACCATCAGCAATGCCGTGCCCGATACCCAGGCTCCCACCGTCAGCGCCACCGAGACCGGCACCAGCGGCACGATCACCTTCAATGCCACGGCCACGGACAATGTCGGCGTCACGAAGGTCGAGTTCTACGTGGATGGCGTGCTGAAGGGCACGGACACCGCATCGCCCTATTCCATGACCCTGGACTCCACCACGTTGACCAACGCAGCACATTCGCTCACCGCCAAGGCCTATGACGCCGCCAGCAACATCGGCACGAGTACGGCCGTGAGCTTCACCATCAGCAATGCCGTGCCCGATACCCAGGCTCCCACCGTCAGCGCAACCGAGACCGGCACCAGCGGCACCATCACCTTCAATGCCACGGCCACGGACAATGTCGGCGTCACGAAGGTCGAGTTCTACGTGGATGGCGTACTGAAGGGCACGGACACCGCATCGCCCTATTCCATGACCCTGGACTCCACCACGTTGACCAACGCAGCGCATTCGCTGACAGCCAAGGCCTATGACGCCGCCAGCAACATCGGCACGAGCACGGCCGTGAGCTTCACCATCAACAATTCCGTATCCACCACCTTTAATGAAGTGGAGGCCAACAACACCCAGGCCACCGCCAACGCAGTGGGTGCCACCATCACGAAGATCGTCGGCTACTTCCCATCCACGACCGACAACAACGACTACTTCAACGTCACCTTGCTGGCGGGCCGCACGCTCATCGTGGACATGACCGGTCCCACGGCATCCGCCCAGGACTACGATCTGTACCTGCTGAGCAGCACCGGCACGCAGCTGGCGTCCTCCACTGGCAGCAGCACCACCGAGCACGTGAGCTACAAGAACACCAATGCGACCGCGTCGAAGGTCATCACGATCCGCGTGAACCGCTACGCCAGTTCCAGCAGCGTCACACCCTACACGCTGACCATGAGCCGGTGA
- a CDS encoding DUF814 domain-containing protein: MARRAQVCHLGTMDAPLLLALARHRLALGASVDAVHVSHRALLMVFSPSKGSGRGWTWVFLLHPGPRLWLVREGDEACRILKAEAKVELSRRWGLELKGARLEAVHGDPRERWLGLDFRRRVLTGRIEGMRLAFQAIPGRAGLRLDGLDLNAVRIGMGSPFPAVAPVPDHDPPPLLRWKDAFPDRLELALSGALDEILDGEGDLAARHHAWSLAQAEHLLLNPAKVAVDRRLVSERARLDRLGEALKRDLERHRASLGSKSKASRLSAELYRLKGAPGHVELLDGSTLDLPPGLNAEAAAQRWYSAAKRAERGLAKVAQLEAERLRQLKALDLGAAPPTEKPKNKTPMNQLPKREDKQPNRRADGKGLAFRSVVIDGFEVLIGKGDADNDRLTFKVAAPLDWWLHVAGVPGSHVIIRNPDKLGDAPREVLERAAELAAFHSKARDGGKVEVHLCRVADVSKPRGFEPGKVMLKQWKALRVYPKA, from the coding sequence ATGGCCCGCAGGGCCCAGGTGTGCCACCTTGGAACCATGGATGCGCCGCTGCTCCTCGCCCTCGCCCGCCACCGGCTGGCCCTGGGCGCATCCGTGGACGCGGTGCATGTGTCGCACCGGGCCCTGCTGATGGTCTTCAGCCCATCCAAAGGTTCCGGACGCGGGTGGACCTGGGTCTTCCTGCTGCACCCGGGGCCCCGGCTGTGGCTCGTGCGGGAGGGCGACGAGGCCTGCCGGATTCTCAAAGCCGAAGCCAAGGTGGAGCTGTCCCGGCGCTGGGGTCTGGAATTGAAAGGCGCGCGGCTCGAAGCCGTCCATGGCGATCCCCGGGAGCGGTGGCTGGGACTGGATTTCCGGCGGCGCGTGCTCACCGGCCGCATCGAGGGCATGCGCCTTGCCTTTCAGGCCATCCCCGGCCGCGCCGGGCTCCGGCTCGATGGGTTGGATCTGAATGCGGTCCGGATCGGCATGGGCTCGCCGTTTCCGGCCGTGGCGCCCGTGCCCGACCACGATCCTCCGCCCCTGCTGAGGTGGAAGGACGCCTTCCCGGACCGCCTGGAGTTGGCCCTCTCGGGCGCCCTGGATGAAATTCTCGATGGCGAAGGCGATCTGGCGGCGCGCCACCACGCCTGGTCCCTGGCCCAGGCGGAACACCTGCTGCTGAATCCTGCGAAGGTCGCCGTGGACCGCCGGCTTGTGTCGGAGCGAGCCCGGCTTGATCGGCTGGGCGAGGCACTGAAACGGGACCTTGAACGCCATCGGGCTTCCCTCGGATCCAAGTCCAAAGCCTCCCGCCTCTCGGCCGAGCTGTATCGCTTGAAGGGCGCTCCGGGGCACGTGGAGCTGCTGGACGGCAGTACGCTGGACCTGCCTCCTGGATTGAACGCCGAAGCCGCTGCCCAGCGGTGGTACTCCGCGGCCAAGCGCGCGGAACGTGGACTGGCAAAGGTCGCGCAACTGGAAGCCGAGCGGCTGCGACAATTGAAGGCCCTCGATCTAGGCGCAGCGCCTCCAACCGAAAAACCCAAAAACAAGACGCCCATGAATCAACTACCCAAACGCGAGGACAAGCAGCCGAACCGGCGCGCCGACGGCAAAGGCCTGGCCTTCCGCTCCGTGGTCATCGACGGATTCGAAGTGCTCATCGGCAAAGGCGATGCGGACAACGACCGCCTCACCTTCAAGGTCGCAGCGCCTTTGGACTGGTGGTTGCATGTGGCAGGCGTGCCCGGCAGCCACGTCATCATCCGTAATCCCGACAAGCTGGGCGATGCCCCCCGGGAGGTGTTGGAGCGGGCCGCGGAACTGGCGGCCTTCCATAGCAAGGCCAGGGACGGCGGCAAGGTGGAAGTGCACCTCTGCCGCGTAGCCGATGTGAGCAAACCCCGGGGTTTCGAGCCGGGAAAGGTGATGCTCAAGCAGTGGAAGGCGCTGCGCGTATATCCAAAAGCGTGA
- a CDS encoding protein kinase codes for MGDFPPPAGGAVGGASAEGPDAFDHPPPGIEALDAGWRYHAGDDAAWARPDLNDQGWIELPSLRKVRSPTPSGPVWFRRRVQLPRGARGQEWGLAFGRAFASAEVYADGRLVGSSGSLGPPPEGPPVSDLKAFAIPLAPAGNTLSLAIRTDLPPEYAEMEGGRGTALGRVVWVGPSALVQAFAAQTNALAEAASARADLSHWVLMISFVMMGLFHLQLFSRRKDARYYLWFGLVAISMGLRESALTDWAIGPFGHPRITFWASWFFLLSSSPPFIEFLWPFLGHPIPRWLRVYQASFIIPALALFLPVDLALQVIRTIGPYWGLPGLLLGAWLVAQGAWKGRAEARTIAFGMAMVILGGLYELAYWVGWWPYVGTLSVGFMAFLGSMAVSVSNRYARAHAETEALNRTLEQRVLDRTAELEDAQARVHRLTESSRQAMRDPGAWSEAMANELAQSLDAASVEVWRMEDGGLSKLTVHTGEAPDLRTLELGLHQPPAFPEGREVVLPVSGMSGDLRAAVMVRGKQGPWSEPEKRLLETFANQLGGALELSRMRSEVEAATQRRTATRQALLEQGSGLLQVCPQCRRCFDHNLTICAADGSVLDSTRIFPYRIASRYRLTRLLGEGAMGLVFEVEDERLQRRVALKAIKPEHFNSPEKRIRFEQEARALAQIHHPGVIAIYDSGELEDGTIYLVMERLKGATLRSLLDTFGPGTPAQVGSMLLQCADALDAAHKSGLIHRDIKPDNIFAAASPDGLRFKLLDFGLAKEMAVDSTLTQTGVVIGTPLYMSPEQIRDEPMDARSDLYALAVVGYEALAGQRLVQSKSLPDILVEVAHKAPKPLRDLVPGLPPKICAAFDQALAKHPWQRPDSVLAWAEQMAKRLLLVRLDRKGWPENLEDTPSSGFTSSGHRPPSNEGLTYIPDGDETRLMDERPMAKGMGSAGGEA; via the coding sequence GTGGGGGATTTTCCTCCCCCTGCTGGCGGTGCTGTCGGGGGTGCCTCCGCTGAGGGCCCAGACGCCTTCGACCATCCCCCGCCGGGCATCGAAGCCCTGGATGCGGGATGGCGCTACCACGCGGGCGATGATGCCGCCTGGGCCCGGCCCGACTTGAACGACCAGGGGTGGATCGAGCTACCGAGCCTGCGGAAAGTGCGGAGCCCCACACCTTCGGGGCCCGTGTGGTTCCGCCGCCGGGTCCAGCTGCCCCGGGGGGCGAGGGGGCAGGAATGGGGGCTGGCTTTCGGCCGGGCCTTCGCGAGCGCCGAGGTCTACGCGGACGGCCGTTTGGTGGGCAGTTCCGGCAGTCTGGGACCGCCTCCCGAAGGGCCTCCTGTTTCAGACCTGAAAGCCTTCGCCATACCGCTGGCGCCTGCGGGGAATACCCTCAGCCTGGCCATCCGCACCGACTTGCCGCCGGAGTACGCGGAAATGGAGGGCGGCCGCGGAACGGCTCTGGGCCGGGTGGTCTGGGTCGGCCCTTCGGCGCTGGTGCAGGCCTTTGCGGCCCAGACCAATGCCCTTGCGGAGGCCGCCTCCGCGCGCGCAGACCTCAGCCACTGGGTGCTGATGATCAGCTTCGTAATGATGGGCCTCTTCCACCTGCAGCTATTCTCGAGGCGGAAGGATGCCCGCTACTACCTTTGGTTCGGCCTGGTGGCCATTTCCATGGGCCTGCGGGAAAGCGCCCTGACGGATTGGGCCATCGGCCCCTTCGGCCATCCCCGCATCACCTTCTGGGCCTCCTGGTTCTTCCTGCTCAGCAGCAGCCCGCCCTTCATCGAATTCCTCTGGCCCTTCCTGGGCCACCCCATTCCGCGCTGGCTGCGGGTCTACCAGGCCTCCTTCATCATCCCGGCCCTGGCGCTTTTCCTGCCGGTGGACCTGGCCCTCCAGGTCATCCGGACCATCGGGCCCTACTGGGGCCTGCCCGGCCTGCTGCTGGGCGCGTGGCTCGTGGCGCAAGGCGCCTGGAAAGGCCGCGCGGAGGCCCGCACCATCGCGTTCGGCATGGCGATGGTCATCCTCGGCGGACTCTATGAACTGGCCTACTGGGTGGGCTGGTGGCCCTATGTCGGCACCCTTTCCGTGGGATTCATGGCCTTCCTCGGCAGCATGGCCGTATCCGTTTCCAACCGCTATGCCCGCGCCCACGCGGAGACCGAAGCCCTGAACCGCACCCTGGAGCAACGCGTCCTGGACCGCACCGCGGAACTGGAGGATGCCCAGGCGCGCGTGCACCGCCTCACCGAAAGCTCGCGCCAGGCCATGCGCGATCCGGGCGCCTGGTCCGAGGCCATGGCCAATGAGCTCGCGCAATCGCTGGATGCTGCCTCCGTCGAGGTTTGGCGGATGGAAGACGGCGGACTTTCGAAGCTGACGGTCCACACGGGCGAGGCGCCGGATCTCCGGACGCTTGAACTGGGGCTCCACCAGCCGCCCGCATTCCCGGAAGGCCGGGAAGTGGTCCTGCCTGTGTCAGGCATGAGCGGGGATCTCCGCGCGGCGGTGATGGTGAGAGGCAAGCAGGGCCCCTGGAGCGAACCGGAAAAGCGGCTGCTCGAGACCTTCGCCAACCAGTTGGGCGGGGCGCTGGAATTATCGCGGATGCGCTCGGAGGTGGAGGCGGCCACCCAGCGCAGGACCGCCACGAGGCAGGCGCTCCTGGAGCAGGGGTCGGGGCTGCTCCAGGTCTGTCCCCAATGCCGGCGCTGCTTCGACCACAACCTGACCATCTGCGCCGCGGACGGCTCGGTGCTGGATTCCACGCGCATCTTCCCCTACCGGATCGCTTCGCGCTACCGCCTGACCCGGTTGCTCGGCGAAGGAGCCATGGGCCTGGTCTTCGAGGTGGAAGATGAGCGGCTGCAGAGGCGGGTGGCCCTCAAAGCCATCAAGCCCGAGCATTTCAACAGCCCCGAAAAACGCATCCGGTTCGAACAGGAGGCCCGGGCCCTGGCGCAGATCCACCACCCGGGCGTCATCGCCATCTACGACAGCGGCGAACTGGAGGACGGCACCATCTACCTGGTCATGGAGAGGCTGAAGGGCGCGACCCTGCGCAGCCTGCTGGACACCTTCGGTCCCGGCACGCCGGCTCAAGTAGGGAGCATGCTGCTGCAGTGCGCCGACGCGCTGGACGCGGCCCACAAGTCCGGGCTGATCCACCGGGATATCAAGCCCGACAACATCTTCGCCGCGGCCTCGCCCGATGGCCTGCGTTTCAAACTGCTGGATTTCGGCCTGGCCAAGGAAATGGCGGTGGACAGCACCCTCACCCAAACGGGCGTGGTCATCGGCACGCCGCTGTACATGTCGCCGGAGCAGATCCGGGACGAACCGATGGATGCGCGGAGCGACCTCTACGCGCTCGCGGTGGTGGGCTACGAGGCGCTCGCCGGGCAACGCCTGGTGCAATCCAAATCGCTGCCGGACATCCTGGTGGAAGTGGCCCACAAGGCGCCAAAACCATTGCGGGACCTGGTTCCCGGCCTGCCGCCGAAAATTTGCGCGGCCTTCGACCAGGCCCTGGCCAAGCATCCTTGGCAGCGGCCCGACAGCGTCCTGGCCTGGGCGGAGCAAATGGCGAAACGCCTGCTTCTCGTGCGGCTGGACCGCAAGGGCTGGCCTGAAAACCTTGAAGACACACCATCATCGGGATTCACGTCCTCGGGACATAGGCCACCTTCCAACGAGGGCTTGACCTACATTCCTGATGGCGATGAAACCAGGCTCATGGACGAGCGGCCAATGGCCAAAGGAATGGGTTCAGCCGGAGGAGAGGCCTAG
- a CDS encoding cyclase family protein, translating to MRILDISPLISERIAVWPGDVPFSRAVGSAMARGDNLDLSSIAATLHLGAHADAPSHYLRDGLGISDVELPPYLGPCQVVRVSLPRGARILPGDIGEILAPRVLFRTQSFPDPSRFNTDFNSLSPELIERLHGQGCVLVGLDTPSVDPFDSTALESHAALARTGMRNLEGLVLDQVDPGLYTLIALPLKLEGADASPVRAILMADLG from the coding sequence GTGCGCATCCTGGATATCTCGCCTCTCATTTCGGAACGCATCGCCGTGTGGCCCGGAGACGTTCCGTTTTCCCGGGCGGTGGGCAGCGCCATGGCGCGGGGCGACAACCTGGATCTCAGTTCCATCGCCGCCACGCTGCACCTGGGCGCCCACGCGGATGCGCCCTCCCATTACCTCCGCGATGGGCTGGGCATCTCTGATGTCGAGCTTCCCCCCTACCTCGGCCCTTGCCAGGTGGTGCGGGTCTCCCTGCCGCGGGGAGCTCGCATCCTGCCAGGGGACATCGGCGAGATCCTCGCGCCGCGCGTGCTCTTCCGCACACAGTCCTTTCCCGATCCCAGCCGTTTCAACACGGATTTCAACAGCCTCTCGCCGGAGCTGATCGAGCGCCTCCATGGCCAAGGCTGCGTATTGGTGGGCCTTGATACGCCGTCGGTGGATCCCTTTGATTCGACCGCCCTGGAAAGCCACGCCGCCCTGGCCCGCACGGGCATGCGCAATCTGGAAGGCCTCGTGCTGGACCAGGTGGATCCCGGGCTCTACACGCTCATCGCCCTGCCCTTGAAGCTGGAGGGCGCCGACGCATCGCCAGTGCGTGCCATTCTGATGGCGGATCTGGGATGA
- a CDS encoding DUF2339 domain-containing protein — protein MTDQPDGSDLAERVKKLEDQVAWLTAQAQAAALAAPAAVGAPPRPVPRPGPPPRPPRLPKPPTETNPMLWIGGIGAGILLLGVIFFLGWTIQQGYLGPGPRLLLGLAAGSAMTFGAAMMIVKGTRKLGVCVLAAGLGTLLLTLYYGTSTDPKLLSSSLGFAGIGLAIMFGGGLAAKAESGGALVVTLIIAFWAPIAFSEGGHHEVALTLYLGVLMAAALAVPYLAKVGARWGVARWVAVTGLWILLAAASLSTDPEDAFTMLLLLGFHALLSALWIWLPGQGEAKPRTPTILWFLVSLSLTSLAWALWKKLAWTPEWFAGPALLFAAVNLGMVKPLRARLGSKQADLGLLVLAAGHLALAVPIAMHWKWVGPMWGAFALGLAWAAGRAEGMEDWEESEIASLRRLAFGMAVLASIRWLVGSVDVWEHTFSYRYSGNLASGMPVLNGVFAEGLLVSAAWLLMARRKGAMAVLAFLALEFTANLTLALEAARIVHAVQASGLPTYADYGGRYLETRGASIAVTLVWALSGAMQWLRSFAAEDQGVRRALAVGGYVWLAIASLKLLGVDTSQASAGVRALAFLAVGGIFLTVALLANKMKRRPGEAA, from the coding sequence ATGACTGACCAACCTGACGGCTCCGACCTTGCAGAGCGCGTGAAGAAGCTCGAAGACCAGGTGGCCTGGCTCACGGCCCAGGCGCAAGCGGCGGCCCTGGCCGCGCCTGCCGCCGTGGGCGCTCCGCCGCGGCCCGTGCCGCGCCCCGGTCCGCCCCCCAGGCCGCCGAGGCTGCCGAAGCCTCCCACCGAAACCAATCCGATGCTCTGGATCGGTGGCATCGGCGCGGGCATCCTCCTGCTGGGCGTGATCTTCTTCCTGGGGTGGACCATCCAGCAGGGCTATCTGGGTCCAGGACCGCGGCTGCTCCTCGGATTGGCGGCGGGCAGCGCCATGACCTTCGGCGCCGCGATGATGATCGTGAAGGGCACCCGCAAGCTGGGCGTCTGCGTGCTGGCGGCGGGTCTCGGCACCTTGCTGCTCACGCTCTACTACGGCACCAGCACCGATCCCAAGTTGCTTTCCTCAAGCCTCGGATTCGCAGGCATCGGCCTCGCGATCATGTTCGGCGGGGGCCTCGCGGCCAAGGCGGAATCCGGCGGCGCCCTCGTGGTGACATTGATCATCGCCTTCTGGGCGCCCATCGCCTTCAGCGAGGGGGGCCACCACGAGGTGGCGCTCACCCTCTACCTGGGGGTGCTCATGGCCGCCGCCCTCGCCGTGCCCTACCTCGCCAAGGTCGGCGCCCGGTGGGGCGTGGCGCGCTGGGTGGCCGTCACGGGCCTGTGGATCCTGCTGGCGGCGGCCTCGCTGAGCACGGATCCGGAGGATGCCTTCACGATGCTCCTGCTGCTGGGCTTCCATGCCCTGCTGTCGGCGCTTTGGATCTGGCTTCCGGGCCAGGGGGAGGCGAAGCCCCGCACGCCGACGATCCTCTGGTTCCTGGTTTCCCTCAGCCTGACGAGCCTGGCCTGGGCGCTGTGGAAAAAATTGGCCTGGACGCCGGAGTGGTTCGCGGGGCCCGCGCTGCTGTTTGCCGCCGTGAACCTCGGCATGGTCAAGCCGCTCCGGGCGCGGCTCGGTTCAAAACAGGCGGATCTGGGCCTGCTGGTGCTGGCCGCGGGCCATCTGGCCTTGGCGGTCCCCATCGCCATGCACTGGAAATGGGTCGGACCGATGTGGGGCGCCTTCGCGCTGGGCCTCGCCTGGGCCGCGGGCCGGGCCGAGGGGATGGAGGATTGGGAGGAATCGGAAATCGCTTCGTTGCGGCGCCTGGCCTTCGGCATGGCGGTGCTGGCTTCCATCCGGTGGCTCGTGGGCAGCGTGGATGTGTGGGAGCACACCTTCTCCTACCGCTATTCCGGCAACCTGGCCTCAGGCATGCCGGTGCTCAACGGCGTCTTCGCCGAAGGCCTGCTGGTTTCCGCCGCCTGGCTGCTGATGGCGCGGCGCAAGGGGGCCATGGCGGTGCTCGCCTTCCTGGCGCTGGAATTCACGGCGAACCTGACGCTGGCCCTGGAAGCCGCGCGCATCGTCCATGCGGTCCAGGCGAGCGGCCTCCCCACCTATGCGGACTACGGAGGACGCTATCTGGAAACCCGGGGCGCCTCCATCGCGGTCACCCTCGTCTGGGCGCTCAGCGGCGCGATGCAATGGCTGCGCAGCTTCGCGGCGGAGGACCAAGGCGTGCGGCGCGCCCTCGCCGTGGGAGGCTACGTCTGGCTGGCCATCGCGAGCCTCAAATTGCTGGGCGTGGATACGAGCCAGGCCAGCGCCGGCGTGCGCGCCCTGGCCTTTCTCGCTGTGGGCGGCATCTTTTTGACCGTGGCCTTGCTGGCGAACAAGATGAAACGGCGGCCCGGGGAGGCAGCATGA
- a CDS encoding DUF3999 family protein, translated as MNRTALVFLAALLLGCAAEDRSRVQRRPLELAPQNGWARVRLDGEAQRNRQGLWIGDAEGNSIPFLLEREGLWAPQVLETAHYLAGKDAKGYPTAEFALVFPNGWQVREREHLRLDLDLEGKSPWVARVDISRRMENGGYLTLERASPFFVYDLANDRHTSQITLPWDAERYRVTLVPTQGHAPSLRGLRVTASTWPEQLDADEVVEPQRMKEALAPSGESWRLSLPAAERVVGADVLLKAPVAPVHVRVDAEEKDANGSRHPSLRPMGGGTVWNLPALQTRATRVALDPTISDRMRLQLPENTTLESVKLLIRHEALLFPAEASKPYYLHFGGRAKQAPGNLGALPPSRAVYSRNPLKLMAAEADPHGLGIILDKGDQTRPWLAWVVGLVVLVLGFAAFKLLRSGEA; from the coding sequence ATGAACAGGACCGCCTTGGTGTTCTTAGCTGCGCTGCTGCTCGGCTGCGCTGCTGAGGACCGTTCCCGCGTGCAGCGCCGCCCCCTCGAGCTGGCCCCCCAGAATGGCTGGGCCCGGGTCCGGCTGGATGGCGAAGCGCAGCGGAACCGGCAGGGATTGTGGATCGGCGACGCCGAGGGCAATTCCATCCCGTTCCTCCTGGAGCGCGAAGGCCTGTGGGCGCCGCAGGTGCTGGAGACGGCCCACTACCTGGCGGGCAAGGATGCGAAGGGCTACCCCACCGCCGAGTTCGCGCTGGTTTTCCCGAACGGCTGGCAGGTGCGGGAGCGCGAACACCTGCGCCTCGATCTGGACCTCGAAGGCAAATCCCCCTGGGTGGCCCGCGTGGACATCTCCCGGCGCATGGAAAACGGCGGCTACCTGACCCTGGAACGGGCCTCGCCCTTTTTCGTCTACGACCTTGCCAACGACCGCCACACCTCGCAGATCACGCTGCCCTGGGATGCGGAGCGCTACCGCGTGACCCTGGTGCCCACCCAGGGTCACGCGCCGAGCCTCCGGGGCCTGCGCGTCACCGCGAGCACCTGGCCCGAACAACTGGACGCCGACGAAGTGGTCGAACCCCAGCGCATGAAGGAAGCCTTGGCTCCTTCTGGCGAATCCTGGCGCTTGAGCCTGCCCGCCGCGGAGCGCGTGGTGGGGGCGGACGTGCTGCTGAAGGCCCCGGTGGCGCCGGTCCACGTGAGGGTGGATGCGGAAGAAAAGGACGCGAACGGCTCGAGGCATCCATCGCTCAGGCCCATGGGCGGCGGCACTGTGTGGAACCTCCCGGCGCTGCAGACCCGCGCCACCCGCGTGGCGCTGGACCCCACCATCTCGGATCGGATGCGCCTCCAACTGCCGGAAAACACGACGCTCGAATCCGTGAAATTGCTGATCCGCCACGAGGCCCTGCTCTTCCCGGCGGAAGCCTCCAAACCCTACTACCTGCACTTCGGCGGCCGCGCGAAGCAGGCGCCGGGCAACTTGGGGGCTTTGCCGCCGAGCCGAGCGGTCTACAGCCGGAATCCGCTGAAGTTGATGGCCGCCGAGGCGGACCCCCATGGCCTTGGCATCATCCTCGACAAGGGCGACCAGACGCGGCCCTGGCTGGCCTGGGTGGTGGGCCTCGTGGTGCTGGTGCTTGGTTTCGCCGCCTTCAAATTGCTGCGGAGCGGCGAGGCGTGA
- a CDS encoding EamA family transporter, which translates to MPLLAYLTCAIVWGSTYFAIALGLESFTPYGMVAARFTVGGILALGLGFLRREPSLRKEDWPHLLLVGALLLAGSNALVSWAELKVSSGMAAIICAMVPVFLALFSGERMGPRAWTGLLIGLVGVGVLANPLAGRIHLGGVGALLLATMIWSFGTLHGKHHIQGSAYLKQVGVQMLTAAVIGHAAAPLSGGYLHHGLTLKAALAVGYLALFGSLLAFTAYIYLARVWSPAKMGTYTYINPVVALLLGSLFLHEPFGLRMGLGLIVILAGIALVQLKPAPRMMAESS; encoded by the coding sequence ATGCCTCTGCTCGCCTATCTCACCTGCGCCATCGTGTGGGGTTCCACCTATTTCGCCATCGCCCTGGGCCTGGAATCCTTCACGCCCTACGGCATGGTGGCGGCGCGCTTCACGGTGGGCGGGATCCTGGCGCTGGGCCTGGGTTTCCTGCGCCGGGAACCGTCCCTGCGGAAGGAGGACTGGCCCCATCTGCTGCTCGTGGGAGCCCTGCTCCTGGCGGGTTCCAATGCCCTAGTGAGCTGGGCCGAATTGAAGGTCAGCAGCGGAATGGCCGCCATCATCTGCGCCATGGTGCCGGTGTTCCTGGCCCTTTTCAGCGGCGAGCGCATGGGCCCGCGCGCCTGGACCGGCCTGCTGATCGGGCTCGTCGGGGTGGGCGTGCTGGCGAATCCCCTGGCGGGCCGGATCCACCTCGGAGGGGTGGGCGCGCTGCTCTTGGCCACCATGATCTGGTCCTTCGGGACGCTCCACGGAAAGCACCACATCCAGGGCAGCGCCTATCTGAAGCAGGTCGGCGTGCAGATGCTGACCGCGGCTGTCATCGGACATGCGGCCGCGCCTTTGAGCGGCGGCTACCTGCACCACGGCCTCACGCTCAAGGCGGCCTTGGCAGTGGGCTATCTCGCCCTCTTCGGCTCCCTGCTCGCCTTCACCGCCTACATCTACCTGGCGCGCGTCTGGAGCCCCGCCAAGATGGGCACCTACACCTACATCAACCCCGTGGTGGCGCTGCTGCTGGGAAGCCTGTTCCTGCACGAGCCCTTCGGTTTGCGGATGGGCCTGGGACTGATCGTGATCCTGGCGGGCATCGCGCTGGTGCAGTTGAAGCCAGCTCCGCGGATGATGGCGGAATCCAGTTGA
- a CDS encoding antibiotic biosynthesis monooxygenase produces the protein MSPLHPLIANTPEPPYYAAIFTSLRTEGDEGYGRMADRMVELAAQQAGFLGVESVREASGLGITVSYWTDEEAIKTWKNHIEHAMAQRLGKEKWYAAFSLRVAKVERASARPGINESKM, from the coding sequence ATGAGCCCCTTGCACCCGCTCATCGCGAACACGCCCGAACCGCCCTACTACGCCGCGATCTTCACGAGCCTGCGGACGGAAGGCGACGAGGGATACGGCCGCATGGCGGACCGCATGGTCGAACTGGCGGCCCAGCAGGCGGGCTTCCTCGGCGTGGAGAGCGTGCGGGAGGCCAGCGGCCTGGGCATCACCGTGAGCTACTGGACAGACGAGGAGGCCATCAAAACCTGGAAGAACCACATCGAACACGCCATGGCCCAGCGTCTCGGGAAAGAAAAATGGTACGCGGCCTTTTCCCTGCGCGTCGCCAAGGTGGAACGCGCCAGCGCCCGCCCCGGCATCAACGAATCGAAGATGTGA